AGCACCGACTGCAGGTCTTCCGCGGTGAGAGTGAGGGCTGTGGTGTAGGCGGGGTTGCCCTGCTGGATGTTGTGGGCAACGGCCTGCACCGCGCGGACGGCGTAGGTGCTGAGGAAGGCGGTGCCGGTGGTGCGGGCACTCTGAGTGACGACGATGGCAAAGCTGGTGACGGCCAGCAGGGCGACCGCGACACTGATAAGAACTTCGATGGTGGTGATGCCGAGGGTGCGTTCAGGACGGTGCATGGTGACCTCCGAGGTCAGTAGTTCGCGCCGCCGCCCCCGCGAATGGGCAGGCGTGGATCAAGGGAGCCACCGTCATGCGGCAGATTGACGCTGCCGGCCCCCGGAGCGGGGAAGATCGGCGTGGCATCGCTGGCGGTGGGACTGGGCGTGGTGCTGCCCGTGTTGTTTCCAGCGTCAGTTTCTGGCGTGCTGGCGTCGGTGGTGCCGGGATCGTCAGCGACGACACCAGCCGCGCAGGTGCCACTGCGGGCCTGTCCGCTGGTGCTAAGTGTCAGGAAGGTGCACGGCACCTGATCGGCCGTCACGCTCAGCACCCCGTTCACGGTGCCGTCCGGGGTAATGTCGAGCGCCCCGCTGAGCTGCGCGGCGTTGAACGACTCGGTGTCGGTCCCGGCGCTACTGGTGATGATGAGCTGCCCACCCGACGTCGCCACGTGGACGTTGGAGCGGTCTTCGACCGCCTGGACGTGGGCGCTTTCCAGCGTGCTGCCCACGCGCTCGACCAGGGTGTGCTGATCCATCGGGTGGTCCAGCTTCGGGAGTTGCGAGACGGTCACGGTGATGAGCACGGCCATCAGTGCGATGGTCACTACCGCTTCGATCAGCGTGAACCCATTGCGGTGCTGTGAGGTGTTCACGGCGCGGTCACCACCTGGTTGTCGTCATAGGTGACGCTGACGCTATAGGTGCGGCTGGTGAGCGGCGAGGCGGTGCAGCGGTCGCCATTCGGCGCAGCCTCCCAGCCGTTTCCACCATTCGGGGCGGTGACGCCCGTGCTGCCTACATCGTGTGCACCGGAGCAGTCGAGCGTGCCGAAACTGGCGGTAGTGAACTGCGGATTGCTGGCGAGCAGCGTATTGAGCGCCAGGCGCACCGTCTGGGCATGGACCTGGGCGGCCCGCTTGTTGCCCGTGCTGGTCGCGCCCCGGTAGCTGGGCAGCAGCACCATAGCGAGCACGGCGATGATCGCCACCACGATCAGTAACTCGATCAGGGTAAACCCCTGCACTTGACGTTTCATGGTTTGATCGTCCCTGCAATCAAGGTGACGTTTTACAAGCCCCTCTCCAGCAAGACAGCGCCCCCGCTCGGAGGGCGCTGTGAGGCGACGGCGTTATTTTTCCAGCGCCTGCATCATGCTGGTCATTGGCAGGAACACCGCGACCACAATGGTCCCCACCACCACACCCAAGAAGACCATCAGGAAGGGTTCGAGTGCAGTGGTGAGGGCTTCGACCTTAGTGGTCACTTCGTCGTTGTAGATCTCGCCCAGGTAAATCAGCGTCTCGTCCAGCCGGGCGTTGTTCTCCGCCGCTCTGAACTGCAGGGTGTACTGCTCTGGGAATTCTTTGGGGTAGCGCATCAGGACTGGCGCCATCTTGTGTCCGTCGATGGCCGCACGGCGGACCTCGCGCATGTGCTGGGCGTACATGGCGTTGCCCGCGATGGCCCCAGAGAGCTGGAGGGTGTTGGCGAGGGGGATCTGATTGGCGAGCATCACCGCGATGGCGCGGCTCATGCGGGCCAGAATGAAGGTCTGCATGAGCGGGCCGACCACGAACAGCCGCAGCAGCAGCGTGTCGGTCTTCAGCTTGCCGGCCGGGGTGCTGCGGTACGCCCGGATGGCGAAGTAGATGCCGCTGATGATCAGCAGAATGGCGAGCGTCACCAGGGGGTTGGACGCGAGTTCCGACACGGTCTTGACCATCTTGGTGATGGGAGGCAGCTCTGCGTGCAGGCCGTCCAGGATCTTCATGAACGTCGGCACGACGTTCGACATGATGAAGTACGTGACGATCAGGCAGGCGACCATAATGATGACGGGCAGGGTCAAGCCTTTTTTGACCATCTGGAAGATACGCAGCTGCCATTTGTACATGTCGCCGAGCTCCTTGAGCGGCCGGGCAAGATTGCCGCTTTCAGTCCCCATCCGCAAAAAGGCTACGAAGACCGGATCAAAGGCCTTGGCGAACTCCTTGCGAGCGAAGACATCCTCGATGGGCTGGCCTTCTTCCACCTCGACGCGGATCTTCTCGACCGCTTCGCGCAGGTAGGTGTTGGTGGTGCTGCGGGCGGCCACGCCCAGCGCTTCGTTCTGAGGGACGTTGCCGCCGAGCAGCTGCGCGAATTGCTGGGTGAAGATGGCCTTGTCTTTCAGCCCTGGGGGGCGTCGGCTCCAGGGGAACTCGATGTCCCCGCTCTTCTTGACCTCGGTGGGTGTGAAGCCCAGGCTGGTGACCTGCTTGTAGGCGTCCTCGGCATTGGGGGCTTCGAGCTTGCCTTTACGCGGGGTGCCCTGGGGATCGTAGGCTTTGTAGCTCCATTTCATGGGATCTCCTGCGGGAGAGAACGCGGCGCTCCAATGAGCAGGAGCGCCGACGTGAACAACGGGGAACGGGGGTGGTGTGCCTTACTGCGGGAGCCAGGCGTAGCTGATGGGGTAGCTGCGGCCGCTGGCGTCCTTGGCCTGCCACGTCAGCGTGACCGGGTCGGTCGCACGGGTCTGCACTTTCACGGTCCCGACGAGCATGCTCTTGGGCATCAGGGTGCCGGTGGCGGTTCCGGCGCTGCTGTCGCGGGCGGTGAGCTGCGCGGCGATCTGCTGGCCGTTCTGGTAGGCGCGCAGGGATGCGGGATCGATCTGAACGCTGGAGATGTCGCTGACATTGCTGATGCTGTAGCTGACGGTGGTGCCACGTCCCCGGAAGCTCAGGCGCAGGTAGTTGGGAACCAGCGTGACTTCTGGAGCCCAGGCGGTGGGTAGCGGGGCGGGTGTGGCTGCGAGGGGGGCAGCGGCGACAGGTGCAGCCGCGGGGGCGAAGACCTGAGCGGGGGTGGGCAGGGCCGCCATTGGTGCGGGCGCGGTGGGTGCGGCAGGGGATGCGAAGACCTGGGCCGCAGCGGGCAGCGGGACGGGCGTGGCAAAGACCTGGCTGGCTGAGGGCATCGGGGCAGGCAGAGCAGGGGCAGCAGGCGCGGCGGCCTGCAGGACAGGCGCGGCCATCTGTGGAGCAACCGGAGCCGGAACGGTCGCAACAGTGGTGACGGGTGCGGTGATCGGCATCGGTGTCGCGCGTGCTGCCGGCATGGGGGCCGGAGCGACGGGTTTCGGCAGGCTCACCGCGACAGGGGCGCTGGGGGTAGGCGCTGGCGCTTGCGTGACCGCCTGCGTGAGACGCTGCCACTCCGCCTGGTAGCGCACCATCTCTTCGAGCGTGGCGACGTGCAGTGCCTTCGGGCTCTGAATGTAGATGGAGATGCCCGTGTTTTCGTAGTTGGGAATGAAATACACGCCCTCGGCGATGGTAACGGTGCCGTAGGGCAGGGTGTAGACGTTCAGCGGCATGACCATCGGCTGTGCGCCGGGGGCCGTGACGATGGCGCTGACCGACTGAACCTGAGTGGTGGCCTGCGCGAGTGGGGTGAGGGTGGACTGGGCGTGGGCCGCGGTGGGGAGCAGGGTGGTGGCGAGCACAGCGATCATCGAACGGAAGAAGTGCTTCATAGAAAACCTCAGGGGGAGGAGAAGGCGAGGAGGGACAGCAGCAGCGAACAGCTGGGTTATTTGCCGGGGATATTCACGCGGGTCACGGTGCCGTCCCCGAGCTGGGGGGGCGTGGGGGCACGGTCATCGGTACGGTCGGCGGCCTGTAGGGTGATGAGGAGCACGCTGCTCGACGCGCTGTCGTTGCTCTTGCCGAACAGGCTGCCGATGACGGGAATCTGGCTGAGGAGCGGAACACCTTTGCTGGTCTGCGAGGCATCCTGACTGAGCACGCCGCCGAGAATCAGGGGCTCGCCGGGGGTGACGGTGACGATGGTGGTCATGCTGCGTTTGGCGATCACCACGCTGGTGGCGATTCCAGAAACGGGCTGTTCTCCCAGCTGCAGCTGCACGGTGAGTTCAATCCGCCCGTCGGGCGCGAGACGGGGGGTGAGGGTGACATCCAGGCCGTAGTCGTAGCTGGTGCGGCTGGTGCTGGTGGTGCCGCCGCTGGTCGTCGTGGTGTCGGGGAGCAGCAGCTGGCCACCATTCTTGAAGTTCGCTGGGCGGCCATCCTGCGCGGCGAAGGTGGTGTCGAGCAGGGTGTTGCTGCGCCCTTCACTGCGAGCGGCGTCGAGGCTCGCTGAGAAACTCAGCGGACCGACACCTGGCTTGTACCCAGCGCTGAGTGTTCCAGCGGACTGCGCGACGCTGAAGCCGCCCAGACCGACACTCCAGTCCACGCCCAGATCCTGTCCGGTACTGCCGCTGATCTGCTCGACCCGCAGGGCCATGCGGACGTCGGAGAGGCGAGTGTCGAGGTCGGCGATGGTGCGCTGCATGCGGGCGATGGTCGCGGGTGGGCCGGACAACACGATGGAGCGGCTGCGCTCGTCGGCCACGATCCGCACGTCCGAGGCGGCCGGGGTGGTGGCGTTGCCCGTGCTAGGGGTGGTAGGAGCGGTGGTGATGTTGATGATCGGGGCGCCGGTGGTACTGGCGTCGGTGCTCGTGGCCGCAGGTGCACTGGCGGCAGGTGCGGGCGTGGACGGAGTGGCACTGGCGCTGCTGGTGCTGGTGCTGGTGCTGGTGCTGGGACCATACAGCGAGGTGAGCTCCGCCGCGACGGTACTGGGCAGGGCATACGCCAACGGGACGCGCACGGTGATCGGTTCCACGGGCAGTGCAGGCGTCGGGGGGACAACTTCTGGCGGGAGGTTGCGGACGACCCCCGCGAGGTACATGCTGGCCCGCACCTGTTCCTGAGGCGTGCCGCGCACTTCCAGGCCGCCTGGAACGCTGCGGGCGCTGATGGTGGTGACGCTGTCCTTTAGGCCGTCAATGGCGCTGGCTGGCACGCGGGGGTAGGTGACGACCACCCGGGTGGCCTCGCGGACTTCCGCGCCCTGAATGGCCTGGGTGAAGCTGGTGAGGTCGTCCTGGGTGGCCTGGGCGTCGTAGGTGCCGGCATCGAGCGGTGTGAGTTTGATCGTGCCGTTGACGCTGGCGAGTCGGGTGATCAGGTCGCTGGAGAGCGTGGTGGTGAGGGTGCGGTGCAGCAGCGGCGCAGGCGCGGGAATTGGTGCTGAAACAGCAGGCGCAGGGGTCTTCGCTGCAGCCGCAGCGGCTTCACGGGCGGCCTGCGCCGCTTGCGCCTGCTGTTCCGCGGCGGCGGCCTGATCGGCTTGCTCATGGGCACTCTGGGCATCCTGCCCGAGCTGCTTGAGCGTACTGATTGCCTGATCCAACAGCGCCTGGCTGTTGGCCTGGATGTAGGCCCGGCCATACGCGGTGGTGACGCTCATGCCGAAGAGTCCGTTCAGGGTTTTCTGCGCCACGTCCGGATCGATCAGCCCCAGCGCGACATCCGCCCGGAAGATGGGCGTGGGGGTGGGGGCGGGCTTCGGACCAGCCATCAGCAACGCGGTGACATCCTGCAACTGCTCGGGTGTCCCGGTGACGATGGTGGTGTTATTGACCGGCGTGACCAGGGCGCCGGTCAGGGTGCTCAGGCGCTTGGCATCGTCATCACTGACCGGCACCTCCAGCACGCGGCGCTGGGCACCGGGTGTGACGGCCAGGCGGTCGATCAGCGGGCCGGGAGCCACGATCAGGGTATTGCCGACCAGCAGGGCTTTGATCTGATCCTGATACAGCGACAGCACCTGGTTGAGGGCCGCCCGTGCGGTCAGTCCCTTGAAGTTGAGGGTGATGGGTAGCACGGGCACATCACGGGCGAGCAGGGTGAGGCCACTGGCGCGGGTGATGGCGGCCAGCACTGAGCTCAGCGGCGCACCGGCAGGCAGCATCACCGTGAGCGGCTTGTCCAGCTTGGGGTTGCTGGGCAGTGTGACACTCAGAACAGGGGTGGGGGTGGGGGTCTGCGCGACGCTCGGCGCAGCGAGCAGCAGCACAGCGGTAAGCGCGAGCAACTTATTCATGGCGCGACCTCAATCGGAACCTTCTGGATGTGTCCATCAATTTTCAGTGTCACTGCATTCAAGGTGACGCTCTCGACGCGGATATTTGTGCCGGGAATGTCCTGCCCTGCGCTGACGGTTTCGTCGTGGTCATCGACGTGCAGGATGGCGATGCGCTCGCTGTCTGCTTCGCTGTACCCCAGGTAACGCACGGTCTGTGCGGGTTCTGCAGCGGGCATGGCGGTGTTGTTGAGCGACGTGGCGCTGCCATTTGCGACGATGCTCACCCCAGCAGGCGACATCGTCGCAGGTCTGGCGGTGTTCGTTGGCGCGGTAGGCACGATGACCTGCGGGGCACTGGTAGCAGTCGCCGCCGTGACGGGGAGCGAGATCGGCGGGGATGCCGGCAGCGCATGCGAGGCGGTGGGGAGTGGAACTGCCGCTGCGGGCACGACCGGCAACGCGGCGGCACTGGGCAATGCGGTGGCGGGTGGGACGTAGGTGCGGGTGAGCGCGGTGACGCTGGGGGAGGTCGCGCGGGCCAGGGGCGCCGGCGTCGAGGGCACCGGAGGGAAAGGGAGCGGGGCGGTGGGGCGGGGCGTGACCGGGACTGGCGGGGCGGTGCGGGTTGGCACCGGGAGGGGGGCGTTCGGCAGCATGATGGGCGCGGCGGCGGTGGGAGCGACGGGCACGGGATACGCCTGGGCACGGGTGGGGGGGGCCGCAGGGAGTGGGGCGAGGTCCGCCGCGGGGGTGGTCAGGACGCGGGTGGGCCGAGCAACGGGCAGTGGGGCGACATCGCCGCGCGTGGTGCTGGAGGACGGGGTGGTGGTCGTTCCGGCACCATTGTTGGTATCGGAGGCGAAGGCGGCGGAGAGGGCCGGGTTGGGCTGCACCAAGGCAGACGTCACGCCCGTGCTGCCATCCACAGCGGGACTCGGCTTGGCTGGACGAGTGGCAGCAGCGGGTGCCGACTTGGTGCCACTTGGGATCGTGGGGATCGCTCGAGCGGCGGTGCCTATCGCCTGTCCCGTGCTCGTGTTGGGGGGTGTCAAGGGCAGGGGGGGTGGCGTGTGGTCCTGCACGCTGGAGTCCATGGTGCTGGAGGTGGTCGAGGGAGTGATGGGTTGGATGCTGGGCGTGACGGCAGTCGACGTGAGCGGCGCGGCGTCGAACGTGGCCGGGTCGGGTGCGGGTGATGTCCGAGCCATCGTGCCGACCACACCAGCGATCAGCAGCGCGGCGGATACGCCCATGATCAGCAGATTTCGCCGTGTCCGTGCCGCCGGGGTGAGCGGAGCGGTGGTGCGGCCCACCGGACGCAGCTTGGTCTGAAGGGTCTTCAGGGAAGGCGCCGCCTGTCGCGGAGTGGAGGTGTCTTTCTGGAGTCGCACCGTGGGCGTGGGCTTGGTGAGGCGGGCCTGCTTGAAGCGGGCGAACGGACTGCTCTTCTCGGGTGTCTGCGGTGCAGGATCAAGCTGCACGTCGGGCGGTGGGAGTTCTGCGGACGTTGCATCCATCGGTGTGAGCGTCGATGCTGGGGCAGGCATCACGGGGGCGGGCGGCGCTTCCGGACGTGGAGACACGGTGGCGGTGGCGGTTGGTGGGGCAGGCATCACGGGAGGTGCTGGGGGCGTCGAGACAACAGGTCTGGCGGTGATCGGCACCGGGTGAACGGGTGCCGACGTGGGGGTGGCGGGGGTGTCCAGAGGCGACCCGCTCGGCGACGCCGGGCCTGTGTCCTGAGCAGAGGTGCTGAGCACGGGGGTGGGCTTGGGGAGTGTCACGGGCGTCACGAGCGGTGTGGTCGGCTTGGGTGTGTCCTGCGGCGTGACCGCTGCGGCAGGCTGGCTCAGCCGAATGGGGGCGGGCGTGGGCTTCGGGCCGGCGGGAACGGGGTTTGGCGTGTCCGTCACTGAGCGCCTCCAGGGCGAGTTGAGAAGTTGACCTCTGGTGAGGTCGGGGACGTGCGAGCAGTCGCACCCGCCAGCGGGGTTGCCGATGTGGGCATGGAACCGTTGGGGGTCATGGAGATGCGGCCTGAGGTCGGAGAGGGCGAGAGGGGCATGGTGCCCGTGCTCGGAGGCGTCGTGCCCGTGGCGGGCGTCGCTGCGGGCGTGGTGTTGTCGCGGGTGTAGGTGGTGAGTTTGAGCGAGCCGGTCACCAACCCGTGGTCGCCAGCGGAGAAGGTGACGCTGCGGGTGGTGTACGCACGGGGCAGCCGGGCCAGCGTCTGGATGTACGCCTGCGTGCGGGCGTAGGTGCCCACGAGACTGACATCCAGATCGACCGCCGTGACGCCTGGGATGCTGCTGGGCCGGACACTGCGGTCGATCTTGTCAGCGCGGACATTCAGGGCGCGGGCGGTGTCGGACAGGGTGCGCAGGACACCGGGGAGATGTTCGGTATCGGGCAAGCGGGCCTTGAGTGCGGCGTAGTCCTGCTGGAGGCGCTCGTGGCGCACGGTTTCAGCGGGGAGGGTCTGAACCGTCTGTTCGAGCGTCGCGATGTCGTCTTGCAGCGTGCTGCGAGTGGTGAGGGCGTCCTGTAGGGGCGGGGCGGTGACTTTATAGGCAAGGAGTCCACCGAGCAGGAGCACGCCGAGCATGGGGTAGAACGGTTTGAGGTTCATGGGAGCACCGCCGTGGAGGTATCGGTGGGAGCGGCCCGCAACTGCACGGTGCAGCCCTGGGCGTGGGGGCGGCTGGCGGTGCTGCCGCAGTCGACACTGTGGACATCCGCGGCGAGCCCATCGCGCTGGAAGCCCTGGGTGAGGGATTCGGGACTCTGGGTATGGGCGAGCAGATCGTAGCTGCGGGTGACGGGCGTGCCGAAGGCGGCCAGATCGCCGGGGGCAACGGGGTTGGGACCGCCGAGGCTTTGCAGGGTGCCGTGCAGCTGGGTGATGCGTTCGGCGAGCTGCGGGAGATCCTGAGCGAGCGGGCCTTTCGCCTGGGTCAAAGCGGTGGCCTGAGCGTTGCGAGCGGCCAGCTGGGCGTTTACGGCTCGGAGCGCCTGCACCTGATCGGCTTGCGTCTGGAGCTGCTGTTTCTGTTCGGTCAACTGGGCATTCTGGGCCTGCAGCTGCTGAGCGAAGAGAACGAGTCCGAGGTTGAGGGCGGCTGCAAGGCCCAAAGCAGTGAAGACTTTGGCATCCAGGGCGCGGGTTTGAATCAGCGAGCGCTCAAAGGTCGCGGCCAGCTGCGCGCGGTGGAGCGGTTCTTCGGTTGGGAGGGCGGCAGGGGCGGGTTGGCGAGCCCCCAGCAGCGCCTCGACCAGACTGAGGGCGCGGGTGTCGGACGGCACCGAAAGGGTGTCGTCGAGCGGTGCGCCGATCAGCAGCAGGACCGGGAGATCCCCTTTGCTGCTGAGATTCCGCACCGCCACGTCAATCTGTCCGGCCAGCGTGATGGTACGGCCCGTGCTGGAAGTGCTGGACGACTCGCCTTGTCCCTGGCGCAGCTGTCGGCGGGAGGTGACGCCCACGCCACTCAGCACGGTGGTGTCGTAGGTATCGGTGGTGACCTGCAGGATGACGGTGGTGCTGGTGACGTGGGCGGCTCGGAGGGCGGCGGTGGCGAACGGCATCAGCGAGGTGAGGCTCAGGCGGGTGGCACGGACCGCCGCGCGGACCTGCTGCAACAGGGCGGCGTCCGGCACGGCCATCAGCGTGGGGGTGGCCCCGTCGGGCAGCAGGGCGAGGCCTTTGGCCAGACTGTCGAAGTAGCCGGGCACTTCCGGCGCGGGCAGGCCGGGGGGTGGTTTGACGTCGCGCAGTTCAGCGGACAGCACCAGCACGGTGGGACCTTTCGCGCCGAGTTGCAGGGTGAGCTGGCGCAGGGACGCGAGGGGGCCGCTGGCGCTCCGGTCCCCTGCAATCAAGGTGACCTGTCCTTCCGGATCTAGCGAAAGGACGTTCAGCGTGGCGCGGTGGCGCGGTTCGGTGAGCTTCGAGGGACGAGGGGGGCGCGGCGGCTTGGCGTTTCCAGTGCTGGACTTGCGGGTGGGCAGCTTGAAGGTCATGCGCGGCCCTCGTGCTCATTCCAGCGTTCGGGACTGATGGCGTACTCCTGCGCGACCTCGTCGGCGATGAGGCCCGCGTCGACGGCTCGGCGCAGCTCGTTGTCCATGCTGCGGCTGCCATGCGGATTGTTCTCGGTCAGTTTGTCGCGCAGTGCCTGCAGATAGCCGTCGCCACCTTTCTTGTCGGCGTTGGGGCGCAGGACGTTGCGCATGCTGTTGGTCAGCACCATCGATTCGAGGATCATCTGCCGTCCACCGGTAAGGGTGGGCACGAGTTGCTGCGCGAAGATGCCGACCAGCACCTCGCTGAGCTGGTGGCGTACACGCAGCTGCTGATCGGCGGGGAATTCGTTGATGATGCGTTCGATGGTCTGCGCGGCTTCGTTGTTGTGCAGCGTGCTCATCACCAGATGTCCCGTCGCGGCGGCGCGGAAGGCGGCGTTGATGGTTTC
The sequence above is drawn from the Deinococcus ruber genome and encodes:
- a CDS encoding type IV pilus modification PilV family protein yields the protein MHRPERTLGITTIEVLISVAVALLAVTSFAIVVTQSARTTGTAFLSTYAVRAVQAVAHNIQQGNPAYTTALTLTAEDLQSVLSSQENRRADLRPALSGTIQPLGGDPPTYRVQVGDGDFTQSATVTAPGGTP
- a CDS encoding pilus assembly FimT family protein produces the protein MNTSQHRNGFTLIEAVVTIALMAVLITVTVSQLPKLDHPMDQHTLVERVGSTLESAHVQAVEDRSNVHVATSGGQLIITSSAGTDTESFNAAQLSGALDITPDGTVNGVLSVTADQVPCTFLTLSTSGQARSGTCAAGVVADDPGTTDASTPETDAGNNTGSTTPSPTASDATPIFPAPGAGSVNLPHDGGSLDPRLPIRGGGGANY
- a CDS encoding type IV pilin protein; the protein is MKRQVQGFTLIELLIVVAIIAVLAMVLLPSYRGATSTGNKRAAQVHAQTVRLALNTLLASNPQFTTASFGTLDCSGAHDVGSTGVTAPNGGNGWEAAPNGDRCTASPLTSRTYSVSVTYDDNQVVTAP
- a CDS encoding type II secretion system F family protein translates to MKWSYKAYDPQGTPRKGKLEAPNAEDAYKQVTSLGFTPTEVKKSGDIEFPWSRRPPGLKDKAIFTQQFAQLLGGNVPQNEALGVAARSTTNTYLREAVEKIRVEVEEGQPIEDVFARKEFAKAFDPVFVAFLRMGTESGNLARPLKELGDMYKWQLRIFQMVKKGLTLPVIIMVACLIVTYFIMSNVVPTFMKILDGLHAELPPITKMVKTVSELASNPLVTLAILLIISGIYFAIRAYRSTPAGKLKTDTLLLRLFVVGPLMQTFILARMSRAIAVMLANQIPLANTLQLSGAIAGNAMYAQHMREVRRAAIDGHKMAPVLMRYPKEFPEQYTLQFRAAENNARLDETLIYLGEIYNDEVTTKVEALTTALEPFLMVFLGVVVGTIVVAVFLPMTSMMQALEK
- a CDS encoding type II secretion system protein GspD encodes the protein MNKLLALTAVLLLAAPSVAQTPTPTPVLSVTLPSNPKLDKPLTVMLPAGAPLSSVLAAITRASGLTLLARDVPVLPITLNFKGLTARAALNQVLSLYQDQIKALLVGNTLIVAPGPLIDRLAVTPGAQRRVLEVPVSDDDAKRLSTLTGALVTPVNNTTIVTGTPEQLQDVTALLMAGPKPAPTPTPIFRADVALGLIDPDVAQKTLNGLFGMSVTTAYGRAYIQANSQALLDQAISTLKQLGQDAQSAHEQADQAAAAEQQAQAAQAAREAAAAAAKTPAPAVSAPIPAPAPLLHRTLTTTLSSDLITRLASVNGTIKLTPLDAGTYDAQATQDDLTSFTQAIQGAEVREATRVVVTYPRVPASAIDGLKDSVTTISARSVPGGLEVRGTPQEQVRASMYLAGVVRNLPPEVVPPTPALPVEPITVRVPLAYALPSTVAAELTSLYGPSTSTSTSTSSASATPSTPAPAASAPAATSTDASTTGAPIINITTAPTTPSTGNATTPAASDVRIVADERSRSIVLSGPPATIARMQRTIADLDTRLSDVRMALRVEQISGSTGQDLGVDWSVGLGGFSVAQSAGTLSAGYKPGVGPLSFSASLDAARSEGRSNTLLDTTFAAQDGRPANFKNGGQLLLPDTTTTSGGTTSTSRTSYDYGLDVTLTPRLAPDGRIELTVQLQLGEQPVSGIATSVVIAKRSMTTIVTVTPGEPLILGGVLSQDASQTSKGVPLLSQIPVIGSLFGKSNDSASSSVLLITLQAADRTDDRAPTPPQLGDGTVTRVNIPGK
- the pilO gene encoding type 4a pilus biogenesis protein PilO, whose amino-acid sequence is MNLKPFYPMLGVLLLGGLLAYKVTAPPLQDALTTRSTLQDDIATLEQTVQTLPAETVRHERLQQDYAALKARLPDTEHLPGVLRTLSDTARALNVRADKIDRSVRPSSIPGVTAVDLDVSLVGTYARTQAYIQTLARLPRAYTTRSVTFSAGDHGLVTGSLKLTTYTRDNTTPAATPATGTTPPSTGTMPLSPSPTSGRISMTPNGSMPTSATPLAGATARTSPTSPEVNFSTRPGGAQ